The genomic segment ctatttttaaagttttataattacaaaaatacaattttaggaaaaaaaactcaaatgcatcaacctaaaataaactaaaaaaaataatatatatcataacaactaaacatcaacaaaaaaaaacttaaaaaataatatataaaaaaaagataaaaccgtaaaataaaaaaaaaaattcttaaaatcgtaaaattaaaaaatatatatttaaccgtaaaaatgtaatttttttaacGAAATTGAGTATTTTATGTAGAAAActctaatttatatttatatataaataaactaGTGatgttttttattaaaaatgggTCAATTTTTTATAGATAAATTATCATATAAACcaccaatttaaaaaaaaaaaaaattccctcgTTAGAAAAGCTATCTCCATTGCTGTTATATGTCTGCAGTTGGGTAATAATGTGGGAGACTAATTATGTTAAAAAGAAAAAGGGTAAAGAGACATAGCATGAAAAAGTAAAAGAAAACTATGGAACtatcttttacttttatttaaactCAACTCACTTGTACATCCACTCATTTTATGGTGTCTCTTGCATTCATCAAAAAACAccttcaattaaaaaaaaatacaaaaaacccCAAAAATATTTAGATAAATGTGATTAATTACAAACCTTCTTCTTCCATCATTATGTGCTGGTTTGGACACTTTTTTCTTTCGTTTCCtttcatttaatcatttattaaaATGTGACTTGTTATCCATTAAAAAGAAAGTGACTAGTTATGAAAAAAGTGCACaatgcttcttcttcttcttaaaatGAAAACAAAATTTAATTCCTTTTCATAACCCTTAATTTGTTAAATTTTCACCACCAAAATTAGGGAATATAATCATTTCATaccttgtgttttatcgaaatacagatttgatattttatgattttactaatgctgatttggtaacttgtaatttgaaattgtgtatatttggtaccataaactcaaatttaaacaattaaattttATCAGTATAATTAAAATGTcattaattatatgtaattaaataattaaatttgaatttaaaacttatattattgATGACTGTTTAGTCGTATTGATAAAATTTCaggataccaaatatgtacgatttcaaattacGAAGTGCTATATgagtattattaaaaatatagagTACCAAGTATATATTTCGATAATACAAACAAAACTAAATAAGAATTTACCCCAAAATTATTGATTTGATACTCTAGCATTCTTGAGAATAAAATTTATGACTATTATCTATTTAGTTTAGGAACATGTCTCTGCAAAATGTCAGTCTATTTGTATTTGGacccaaaaacaaaaaacagaaataGACAAAAGACAAAATTTTGTTTGAACAATCTACAAGTATAGCAGATGGTTTAAGAGAAAAActaattctcaatttcaaccaaaCCAAccccattttttttcttattaaaagACACTTCAATGTCTTAATTATAACTAATTTTTTTGTCCAAAGCTAGTTATGACATAAAAAAGTTTCTTATAAGGAGACTAAGCTTTACATTTGTATTCATGCCATTGACAAAATCTCTTTGTTCCTTTCTCTCAATGGGAATAAAAATATTACTTGTTAGCATAAAGAGTTagaaaaaatatacataaaagaaGACATATTCAGAGAGATTTTATTTCCCCATGTCATAGATTATACAAAAGTATTAAATAATTCATAAAAAGAAACTAATTTTTAGATTCTTACTTCCTCTTCTCCCaagaaataaaatttatataatgttatgttaGAGTTTTGAGACTTTGAGAGAGTGCATGCTGATAATCACAGAGCTAATCATTTTAGAATAATACTGCCCATCATCATACACCAGAGCTAAACTAGGTTCTTTTTTCTAATTCTACTCACTCttctatttattattattattgcatcaAAGAATCCACCtttgctaaaaaaaataataaatgtttttCAAACAACAGAATGATTCCAACTTTTCACTGTGtttttaaataatgagaatatatatatttatataactcaCAATCTCCAAGTTCTGCTCTGTCATGCATTCAAACCCCCTTTTTACTATGCAAAGCCAAGCACTCCTGACATTTTAACAGTCTCAACCATACACTCTCTCTTACTAACCTAACCTTGttgtcttttttttctttctcttccctctttctttctttctttctttctcacaGTTTTCAAAAAccctcttttctttttctctatgACCCAGTAGACAGTCCACTCCAGGGCCACAACCAAGGGGTCCATATAGATAAAGGCTTGGTAATCAAAATCCCACTTTGTCTCTTGCATTTGTTAAAAAGAGGCACAGAAAGAAGAAAGTAGTAGTCATCAATGGAGTTCTCAAACCTCATCATCTTGCTCTCTATTCTTCTCTCTTTACTCTCCCAAACTTGCCAATCCACAAGAATACTTGTTGATGGAGTTTCAGAGTGGAAGGACCCCACTGTTCATGTGGGAGACTCTGTTAGTAAGTGTTTGCAAACCCCAACTAAATTATTGATCTTTGCTTCTTTAAACTTGGATTATAACAACTAATGCAATTTTATCTCATCATTTCTCAGTTTTCAAGCACAAATATCACTACAACCTCTACATTTTCCAGAACGAAAGAGCTTTCAATCTCTGTAATTTCACTCAGGCCACGCTTCTCAGCAAACCCAACACCACCTCCTATACGGTACTTTACTCTTTCTTTGTAAGGCAAAAAAACAAACATCTTAAGTACATTAGTTTTTCTCTAAAATTTCACTAAACTACTTGAATAAATGAGCTCAAATTATGTCTTCTAAACATGGGTTTTCTCATAAATGCATAAATCCGAATATTCATAATCTTATTTTCTCATTTCCAACAAAAATATTTCATCTTTATCTTACCCCAAAAACAACAGTGGCACCCATCGCGCTCTGGTTTCTTCTACTTCACCTTCAACAACGGCTCTCTCAGCAGTACCTGCCAAGGCTCCAAAAAGCTCGCCGTGAAAGTGAGTTCAACTCCAGCACCGGAAAGCTCCACCATTTCCCCTCCAACGAAGGCTCCAGCACCAAGCTCAGGTGGAGCAGTGTCATCATCTCCGGCTTATCCATGGCCGTTCCGCCCCAAAGAAGCAGCCTCTCCGGCACCGGAACCATACGCAACATCGCCGGCGATGATTCCGTCGTTAGTGCCGGACAAAGGCGGCGGTATCCCGTTCATCAACAGTAACCCGGCAGTTCCTCTTCCCACCGGAGAAGTGGACTCCGCCACCATTCGACCTTTGCCCATGTCCAGTCATGGAGGCCAGGTAGGTTTATTTTCTAGTTCAAAAAAAATAAccaaatttagtttttttttatttatttatgagattttaataaaataatattgtaTAGTTTTGATCTTTTTACCGTAATTGTACTAGTGACATGTTATGTGTAGTGTATTGCATTAAATTCAATCATGAAAAAAGTGAAATTGATTCAAATATAGTGTTATGATGATTattgtatacatatatgtatatgaatttgGAGTTTTGATTGGGGTATTGATGAAATTTTTGGTGGCATATTTTGCAGGTGATGATGGGGTGTTTTGGAGTACAAATGACTGTGTTATGTATGGTTCTTTTATTGCTGTAAAAaaagggtttttttttcttctttttttgtgttatattttattttaatgagagagagagagagaatggtagTAATAGTATTTGGTTTGGTGGATTAGAGGTCTAAAGTAGCTATAAGAGTGATGATTATAACATGTATTGTGATGCTCTTATACCCTACTTTGGAATCATTTGATACTTTTGGTCCTTTAGTTTTGCCTTGTATTTAATTACACctacctttttctttttttgatttatttttccaACTTTTTATTTCTCCTTTATCTTCCTCTACTCCTTGTTAAATTTATTAGTTTGAACAAAAATTTGATGctaaaaaaatgtgaaaattattGAGAGGAGGGTGAGAGTGACTCTAGCAAATTCCGTGTTTGGTGTCAAAAGTTATTCGAGGGTGTTTGGAAGTAGGGTTAATGCCATTATGGGTTATGGGGTTGTACGGAATGTCTCTATAAATAGAAACTAATtattctttttcaaaaaaaaaaggaaactaaTTATCATTGTTGGTTGTACTATTAATTAAAACAAccttaataaatataaatatatgattaatttaaacaaattttCCACTATACGGCACCAATTAGATTTCTTGTGCGATATGTTTgtccttttctttttctatttagTTCAATTGGCACATTAATTTAAAACTATTACAGGTGTTTTAAGAGTTAGTAgtaattttatgttatgttttaaagtTAATTCTTGAggggttttcttttcttttttttttttaaaaaaattatacccCTTTTAATATATTGGTCAATAGtttggtttatttatttataattttattggATTTTTTAATTATACCCATAAGGCTTATCTTTTTCATTGCACGaagaacaaaaaataattttataagtacTAGTTTTTCTCTCTAATAATTTGCATTAATTTAATAAATGTGCGTGATAAGCTTAAGCTTTTAAAAGCTTTACATAAACTAACAATAGAATTAACATCTTTGCCCCCTCATATTTGCCAAACAATACAATTTATCCCAAACTATTGTACGACTTCGTATTCGAACCTACCTTGGTAAAGTAAAAGGTTCAACCTTAGTAACATGTGTCTTCATATTTGATCTCATAAATCTTCGTagttgttgacgccatttttcgtcaacttgaataTGAAAAACACTAAAcacagaattaaaaaaataaagaagaacaatcaaaattttacgtggttcagcagttaaaatctacctagtccacgagtcagtattATTGACTGGTGATcttctcttaaagcttttacaAAGCAATTTAGCAGAGTGTTCTTAATACCAAATTGTGCGTATCCACAGATGaaattctccagtctatttatagactggttaacaaaatatcttccATTTTATTTCGgcaagttacaattcaaatttgaaataatacaaataaatgcattaattgcATAAGTTCCCATGATAATCGGGATTtattatcagattacaacaaatccccaagaaatagggatttccaaACAACAACCACGTTCAAACTGAACTATCGACTTCAAACATACTTTCGAGATCAACCAACATCACGAGCTCGCCATCCTGGTTAACCTCATCCTCAGCCAGCAATTTCAGCGAGCATAACCCTCGAAAATCAACCTTTACGAGCTTGCAATGAAGGTTCGAATTACTCTCATATACTTCGGAAAAGATCCATCCTTCCGAGCTTGATGCTTATGCTCGAACCATCTTAGCTGGTGCTCGGTGGCCAATAGGAACAAATTAAAAAACATGTTAATTTATATAAGTGTTGATCCAACTGCGCCAACAATTGGCGGAAGCTACAAGGCGCAACAAAGAGTTGGCCAGACAGGCTGCTGAGGTCCAAGCACCACCCCAGAGGCCAAGAGGATGTCCCCGAGGGAGCACGACCGCCAGGAGAGCTGAGCAAGGGGTCCAACAGGTTCGGCTGAGGCCCAGAACAAATCCTGGTGATGAACGCCCTACGAGAAATACTCAAACTGAGGCTACTGACAATCCGAATACAGAGGTGTCTACAGGAACAGGGAATAACCGAAGTCCTCCAGCAGCTCGGAACCCTAACCTAAAGCAGCCAGGAATAACTCGGAACCTGTCTGGGCCAATTCTGGACCATCTAGACCCAATAATGGGAGGCTACCACCATCACCTATAAGGCATCCACCCTCTCCAATAAGACACCCTTCACCAGTCCGAGAGGCACCGCGGCTTGCACCACAGAGACCCTCTTGCAGTGGTAGTCGAGATGGGAACTATCAGGCCAAACCCGGACATAGGAACGAAAGGGAGGCTACTCGAGAACACAAGGCCCCCAACCGCCAGGAAGCCATGTGTCGAGGTCACAAACGATTGGGGCGAGGAGGCTAGTGGATGATCCACCTTGTAATCATTGAGCCCCTCAGCCAGAGAGAAATGTTAGCTTCGTAAGTGGGAGCTCGGACTATACTCAGTCTGtaaatgtaatgtcccaaaatccctaatgtggtttaatggttggaatAAGAGGCCaagaaggccataattgatttattatgccattatgtgattaagtgcatgattatatgattatatgatgataattgcatgcatgtgggttcacttATTATTTgaggggcattttcgtaatttggcccgttgagggcatatctgtatatttatgtgcatgtctatgatttatggatgagaccacattataatgtgaatttgtttgagctattcggcatgagacaatcttagaatgtaaattagcggtttggtcataacgggattaagtacccggctcggggtaagtctcgggggtaatttgatgtttagtacattaccgggaatgaacgggtaatgggatatgatttcattattatttgagaatattgggaataacggaaattggaggacgttaattataattagcgggataagtgggaaatggTTGTTTTGCCCTTTGGTGGCTATTTAGGAGTTAAATGGGATTAGggccattttggtcttttgaccaagggttatatTTAAACTAGGTGGCTGGTTGTAGAAGGTTTAGACAGCCAAAAACAGAGTTATTTTCCTTCTCCCtctcttttcctttgaatttttgaagtaagattgaggtttcaagctaggagatcaaagcttGAGGGTTTAGGGTTGTGATAAGTAGCtaaaggggattcaaacctaTGATTTAGGTCAGGTTTCAGCCATGTATttttggttttgctctgtttttaagTTATTTCTTGAGCTTGAGGTTTGATCTTGAAGTGGTTGTTTGGTGTGGTTTAAATgattcaaagcttgggttttgtggttaaactagtggTTATGCTGTGTTGATaatttggttttgattttgggatggtTTGATGGAgatttgattgaggtttgaattgagaaaatggcaggggagctgggttcatgGGGTCAAGCGCGACTGAGTTCTAGCAATTCGCGACCTGGACCCAAgtcagagcctcccctgggctctgttaGGCAAGCGCGCTGCGACTTGCttagccaag from the Humulus lupulus chromosome X, drHumLupu1.1, whole genome shotgun sequence genome contains:
- the LOC133804334 gene encoding early nodulin-like protein 9, translated to MEFSNLIILLSILLSLLSQTCQSTRILVDGVSEWKDPTVHVGDSVIFKHKYHYNLYIFQNERAFNLCNFTQATLLSKPNTTSYTWHPSRSGFFYFTFNNGSLSSTCQGSKKLAVKVSSTPAPESSTISPPTKAPAPSSGGAVSSSPAYPWPFRPKEAASPAPEPYATSPAMIPSLVPDKGGGIPFINSNPAVPLPTGEVDSATIRPLPMSSHGGQVMMGCFGVQMTVLCMVLLLL